The genome window CGAGCCGTTGAAGCCCGGATCAGAGGTGCGCATGGAGCCTAACTTCAAAGTCGCGTTGGAGCACTTCCCCGCTCGCGAAACAACGGACTACTACCTTGAGGAGGTACCTGAGCTACCTTGGAGCAAGATCGGGGGCCAGGAAGAGGCTATAGGGGTTATCAAAGACGCCATTGAGATGCCGCTTCTCTACCCGGAACTGTTCACACGTTTTGGCAAGCGGCCGCCCAAAGGTATTCTGCTCTACGGTCCACCGGGCTGCGGTAAAACCCTTATAGGGAAAGCAACGGCCTATAACCTCACAAAGGAGTACAGCAAGCGCCAGGGCAAAGAGGTTAAAGAGTACTTTATGTACATCAACGGCCCCAAAATCCTCAACATGTGGCTCGGTGAGTCGGAACGACAGGTGCGAGAGATTTTCGCGCAGGCGCGAGAGAAGGCCAAAGAGGGACGCCTTGTGTTTATCTTTATTGATGAGGCCGAATCGCTATTACGAACGCGAAGCAGTGGCCGCTACCTCAACATCTCTAACACCCTCGTCCCTCAGTTCTGTGCGGAGATGGACGGTCTGGTAAGCCTGCAAAACGTGGTGGTGATGCTTACCTCCAACCGACCCGACTACATAGACCCCGCTGTGCTACGCCCCGAACGCATTGACCGTAAGGTTAAGGTGGCCCGACCGGATCGGCGGGCTGCACGCGACATCTATCGAATCTATTTAAGCGACGTGCCCTTGGATCCGGCCCTCATACGAGAGCATAAAGGGGACGTAGAGGCGGCTCTGGATGAGCTGCTCGACCTCGCCACCGATTACACCTTCCGAACGGATCCGGAGATGGAGTTTTTGGAGGTCTATCTGCGCAACGGCGGTACGGAGACTCTCTATTGGAAAGACCTTCTAAGTGGCGCGCTGATCAAATCGGTGGTGGAGCGCGCAAAGGACTTTGCCATACGGCGATGCATCGTCAACAACACCTCAGATGAGGGCATTGGAATTGACGACATTCAGAAGGCTCTACGCATC of Chthonomonas calidirosea T49 contains these proteins:
- a CDS encoding AAA family ATPase; its protein translation is MRKDRDQRSFSDNDDYAENDLNENEGSGELQIRALWLLDEIIRMTPRNDARMGYLLALREQLVSDEEAMEQAKKVIAEFEEAYNKLTSPANRIAVFLGKVDPEEPRPKARRRQDAMEAGKSGQEEKTDLVVRIAIGDQEYIANVDPKLEKTDFKVGTQVKVNEAFAVIGDLGYAKGGPIVKVSEVLEDGRLRVSMDAQGLQSRVVYRSDDLLHEPLKPGSEVRMEPNFKVALEHFPARETTDYYLEEVPELPWSKIGGQEEAIGVIKDAIEMPLLYPELFTRFGKRPPKGILLYGPPGCGKTLIGKATAYNLTKEYSKRQGKEVKEYFMYINGPKILNMWLGESERQVREIFAQAREKAKEGRLVFIFIDEAESLLRTRSSGRYLNISNTLVPQFCAEMDGLVSLQNVVVMLTSNRPDYIDPAVLRPERIDRKVKVARPDRRAARDIYRIYLSDVPLDPALIREHKGDVEAALDELLDLATDYTFRTDPEMEFLEVYLRNGGTETLYWKDLLSGALIKSVVERAKDFAIRRCIVNNTSDEGIGIDDIQKALRIEFRENEIFPKGDSLEDWLKLLDYEPENVATIRPIRARKGTPHSQHNII